The following coding sequences are from one Pirellulales bacterium window:
- the ribH gene encoding 6,7-dimethyl-8-ribityllumazine synthase produces the protein MPSKTNSKQKQPRVFLPKIEGRNNFIGVVVSKYNEAVTSKLLAGTLETLQAHHVDPENIDVVWVPGAFELPLMASRMLQAEEYNALICLGAVIRGETTHDQHINRAVSIALMNAGLLNSRPVAFGLLTCDTLEQALNRAGGSHGNKGAECALSALQMISLLDEFPLPDMPDIFNSMDDEV, from the coding sequence ATGCCCTCTAAAACAAACTCTAAACAAAAACAACCCCGGGTTTTCTTGCCAAAAATAGAAGGTCGTAATAACTTTATTGGCGTGGTCGTATCTAAATACAACGAAGCGGTCACGTCCAAATTGCTCGCGGGAACATTGGAAACTTTGCAGGCCCATCATGTCGACCCGGAAAACATCGATGTCGTCTGGGTGCCCGGGGCGTTTGAATTGCCGCTTATGGCGTCGCGAATGCTGCAAGCGGAGGAATACAACGCGCTCATTTGTCTGGGAGCTGTCATCCGGGGCGAAACCACGCATGATCAGCATATAAATCGCGCGGTCAGTATCGCTTTGATGAACGCCGGCCTGTTAAATTCCCGACCGGTGGCCTTTGGACTGTTGACGTGCGACACCTTGGAGCAAGCGCTGAATCGCGCGGGGGGAAGTCATGGCAACAAAGGGGCCGAATGCGCGCTATCCGCGCTGCAAATGATTTCCTTACTGGATGAATTCCCGTTGCCAGATATGCCCGATATTTTTAACAGCATGGATGACGAGGTGTAA
- the nusB gene encoding transcription antitermination factor NusB, translating to MARRTRAREVALQVLFQDDLNPGHNPAEADAFLVRRLREEELVEFARALISGVRRNRQELDDMLGKTADNWTVNRMAVTDRNVLRLGAYEILFYGTPDRVAINEAVDLAKRFGSSHSGPFVNGILDRFLAGHRKDDTPDGPASPAG from the coding sequence ATGGCACGCCGTACCCGAGCACGTGAAGTCGCTTTGCAGGTCCTATTTCAGGACGATTTGAATCCCGGTCATAACCCCGCGGAGGCGGACGCCTTTTTGGTTCGCCGCCTGCGCGAGGAAGAACTGGTGGAGTTCGCCCGCGCGCTCATTTCGGGCGTGCGCCGCAATCGGCAGGAACTCGACGATATGCTGGGCAAGACCGCGGATAACTGGACCGTCAACCGCATGGCGGTGACCGACCGTAACGTCCTGCGGCTCGGCGCGTACGAAATTCTTTTTTATGGCACGCCCGACCGGGTCGCCATCAATGAGGCGGTCGATCTTGCCAAACGTTTTGGCTCCAGCCATTCCGGACCTTTTGTGAATGGCATCTTAGATCGTTTTTTGGCTGGTCACCGCAAGGACGACACCCCGGATGGTCCGGCCTCCCCCGCCGGTTAA
- the ftsY gene encoding signal recognition particle-docking protein FtsY has protein sequence MGLFDLFKKAPASPPSPTVDAPRAADLPAEADSPLAGSREQPASETPPTKKSWLARIRDSLHKTSQILNTDIRDLFKAQGQLLDDEFLDKLRAILIKTDMGPAAANKICERVQRDFRARVLTMRDLLASVEAELLELLAQEGGELRRNPAGPTIIMVAGVNGSGKTTSIAKLTRMFRQRGERVILGAGDTFRAAAVQQLTIWAERLGAEIVTAGQGADPASVAHRAVDTAITGNYDVCIVDTAGRLQTQQNLMDELGKIHRVIGKRLPDAPHEVLLVLDGTSGQNAISQARGFTAAVNCTGIVLSKIDGTAKGGVVIPIRQQFGLPVKFVGVGEQADDLIPFSPQTFVQALFSGLTEELG, from the coding sequence ATGGGACTATTTGATTTATTTAAGAAAGCGCCCGCCTCTCCCCCGTCCCCGACGGTCGATGCGCCACGGGCCGCGGACTTGCCCGCCGAGGCGGATTCCCCCTTGGCCGGTTCCCGGGAACAACCCGCCAGTGAAACGCCCCCCACCAAAAAATCCTGGCTGGCGCGCATCCGCGACAGTTTGCACAAAACGTCGCAAATACTCAACACCGACATCCGCGACCTATTTAAAGCCCAGGGGCAGCTCCTGGATGATGAATTTTTAGATAAGTTACGCGCGATCCTGATCAAAACCGACATGGGCCCCGCCGCGGCCAATAAAATTTGCGAGCGGGTGCAACGCGATTTTCGCGCTCGCGTCCTGACCATGCGGGACCTTTTAGCCAGTGTGGAGGCGGAACTGCTGGAACTGCTCGCCCAAGAGGGGGGCGAACTACGCCGCAATCCGGCTGGGCCGACGATAATTATGGTGGCGGGGGTGAATGGCTCGGGAAAGACCACCTCCATTGCCAAACTTACCCGGATGTTTCGGCAGCGGGGGGAACGCGTCATTCTGGGGGCGGGGGACACCTTTCGCGCGGCGGCGGTCCAGCAACTGACCATCTGGGCGGAACGCCTGGGGGCAGAGATTGTCACCGCGGGGCAGGGGGCCGACCCAGCCAGCGTCGCCCACCGGGCGGTGGACACCGCCATCACGGGAAATTATGACGTCTGCATCGTTGACACCGCCGGACGGCTGCAAACTCAGCAAAATCTGATGGACGAATTGGGGAAAATCCACCGCGTCATCGGCAAACGGCTCCCCGATGCCCCGCACGAGGTGCTGTTGGTATTGGATGGGACTAGCGGTCAAAACGCAATCAGCCAGGCACGGGGCTTTACCGCGGCGGTCAATTGCACGGGAATTGTGCTAAGTAAAATTGATGGCACGGCCAAAGGGGGCGTGGTGATCCCCATCCGACAGCAGTTTGGCCTGCCGGTCAAATTCGTGGGGGTGGGGGAACAAGCGGACGATCTGATTCCCTTTTCGCCGCAAACCTTTGTCCAGGCACTCTTTAGCGGCTTGACCGAGGAATTGGGCTAA
- a CDS encoding porin has product MKVSKWAMLIALAGGMSAATAMAQYGQRQPRVAQTGIEYGSYYQASAQMPAGSPSDMAPATAPMEAAPPAAEAAPVASYAGGCTDGTCTSACPTDPGCAANCTNGACDPGCGADAACGCDSGCGTGCEECKLECEDRDDPWRLFGHCNESNCHDLNFRGWVAAGYFGNFDNPASNWNGPVTFGDRDEPLLNQLYFIAEKQTVANTEAGDIGWGGRIDLLYGSDYRFNISRGLSARDNFTAKWDTNRFYGLDLPQLYAEVGNKKLNAKLGRFYTIIGYQVVTAPDNFFYSIPYTFQYGEPFTHTGALVTYNANDQLALFGGITNGWDNFDNVVGYQSVLYGATFTASDGNSKLAVAGHYGKDSTTFGIPEPTDDRHIMSIVYSRTLTDRLSYVFQSDNGYQENVNNSGERGEWYGINQYLFYKINCSWTAGIRAEWFRDDDGTRVAAVGDYPALGFSTNPASTGGWAGNFYDVALGANWKPYNFPNLTVRPEIRYDWYDGPVNAGGTNPYDDGASDNQWLIGGDVIYVY; this is encoded by the coding sequence ATGAAGGTTTCTAAGTGGGCGATGTTGATCGCCTTGGCCGGCGGCATGTCGGCCGCGACAGCAATGGCTCAATACGGTCAACGTCAACCGCGCGTTGCACAGACCGGCATTGAGTACGGAAGTTATTATCAAGCGTCGGCGCAAATGCCGGCCGGTTCCCCCAGCGACATGGCTCCGGCCACAGCGCCGATGGAAGCCGCTCCCCCCGCGGCGGAAGCCGCTCCCGTCGCCAGTTATGCGGGCGGCTGCACCGATGGCACCTGCACCAGTGCCTGCCCCACCGACCCCGGTTGCGCCGCCAACTGTACCAACGGCGCTTGTGACCCCGGTTGCGGCGCTGACGCCGCCTGTGGTTGCGACAGTGGCTGCGGGACCGGCTGTGAAGAATGCAAGCTGGAATGTGAGGATCGCGATGATCCCTGGCGTTTATTCGGACATTGCAACGAATCCAATTGCCACGATCTGAACTTCCGCGGTTGGGTGGCAGCCGGTTACTTCGGCAACTTTGACAACCCCGCCAGCAACTGGAACGGGCCGGTCACGTTTGGTGATCGGGACGAACCGTTGCTCAACCAATTGTATTTTATCGCCGAAAAGCAGACTGTGGCCAATACCGAAGCCGGTGATATCGGCTGGGGTGGTCGGATTGACCTGCTGTATGGTTCGGACTACCGCTTTAATATCTCCCGTGGCTTGTCCGCCCGCGATAACTTTACGGCCAAGTGGGACACCAATCGTTTTTACGGTTTGGATCTGCCTCAGTTGTACGCGGAAGTGGGTAACAAGAAGTTGAACGCGAAACTCGGTCGCTTTTATACGATCATCGGGTATCAAGTGGTGACCGCCCCGGACAACTTCTTTTACTCGATTCCCTATACCTTCCAATACGGCGAGCCGTTTACCCACACCGGCGCTTTGGTGACTTACAATGCCAACGATCAATTGGCATTGTTTGGCGGGATCACCAACGGCTGGGATAACTTTGATAATGTCGTAGGCTATCAGTCCGTGTTGTATGGTGCCACCTTTACCGCCAGCGACGGAAACAGCAAATTGGCCGTTGCGGGACATTATGGCAAGGATTCGACCACGTTTGGTATCCCCGAACCGACGGACGATCGCCATATCATGAGCATCGTGTACAGCCGCACGCTGACTGACCGCCTGAGTTATGTGTTTCAAAGCGACAACGGCTATCAAGAAAACGTCAACAACTCCGGCGAACGGGGCGAATGGTACGGCATCAATCAGTACTTGTTCTACAAGATCAACTGCAGCTGGACCGCCGGTATTCGGGCCGAATGGTTCCGTGATGATGATGGCACCCGTGTGGCCGCTGTCGGCGATTATCCGGCCCTGGGCTTTAGCACCAACCCCGCCAGTACTGGTGGTTGGGCGGGGAACTTCTATGATGTGGCCCTGGGCGCCAACTGGAAGCCTTACAATTTCCCGAATCTGACGGTACGTCCGGAAATTCGCTATGATTGGTATGACGGGCCAGTCAATGCAGGCGGTACAAATCCTTATGACGACGGTGCCAGCGATAACCAATGGTTAATCGGTGGGGACGTCATCTACGTGTACTAA
- the polA gene encoding DNA polymerase I, translating to MAKQRRTVQEPTLPGWDEPEADQAKQSVEPAVPMAMSPPVSQARMPVPHDTLIQEIVEQNIASPLAAQQFPQFVPNPTPPGDVLEQATGQLLVASELGTPADALEKVSREGFPDLRGKTVWGIDSMSLIFQVFHAVPEMTSPQGLPVNAVFGFTRDLFAILEQKRPDYLFCAYDLDGPTFRHELYAPYKQNRSDMPPDLIPQIAMIRRVLETLEIPILELAGYEADDLLATLARRVEAAGGECVLVTADKDYRQLITDRVRLYSMRKNQYFDAAMLLTEWGVAPGQVIDYQVLVGDAVDNIPGVPLIGPKIATELLQKYGTLENIFANAHALTGEKRKQNLLAARDQTVLARQLVRLETDVNIEIPWAAAACRGFCPQSAQELFAELGFHALTNKMRGEQLRQAPVKLEATYQTIDTPEKLAWLAAELGQVAQFSLDTETTHIHPRWAEIVGISCAWQQGEAYYIPIRAPERDQCLDLQLVLDVLRPILENPAIGKIGQNLKYDLIVLRSAGVETRGVVFDTMVASYLLDAGERNHNLDELASRYLNHKTTTIAELIGTGKAQKRMDEVPVEQITHYAAEDADIPLRLEPLLTAKLAQRQLTDLNQRVEVPLIDVLADLEYQGIRVDAAQLRDLSGKYEIVLERLEAEIHALAGRSFNIASPKQLQEVLFTEQKLPVLKRTKTGPSTDVEVLEELALQHPLPAKIIEYRQISKLKNTYIDALPELIHPATGRVHASFHQAVAATGRLSSSDPNLQNIPIRTESGREIRAAFLPGNPDWRLVAADYSQIELRVLAHYSGDETMCQAFQNDEDIHARVASQVFHVPLDQVTSAQRRVAKAVNFGIIYGQSPFGLAKALGIEQTAAAEFIDAYFRGYPGVAAFMEQVLADCARQGYVGTILGRRRAITGVKPPNPAHAALPPSASQRQKSLPERTAINTVIQGSAADLIKLAMLAIHRRLSSENWQTKMLLQIHDELVFEAPPTEIDAISELIEQEMTGVMQLKVPLKVDLKAGRTWAECE from the coding sequence ATGGCCAAACAACGGCGCACCGTCCAAGAACCGACGTTACCCGGTTGGGATGAGCCGGAGGCGGATCAAGCAAAACAATCCGTTGAACCTGCCGTGCCCATGGCGATGTCGCCGCCGGTCAGCCAAGCACGTATGCCTGTCCCTCATGATACGTTGATCCAGGAAATAGTTGAACAAAATATTGCCAGTCCTCTCGCCGCGCAACAATTTCCGCAATTTGTCCCCAATCCCACCCCCCCCGGCGATGTGCTTGAGCAGGCTACGGGTCAGCTCCTGGTTGCGAGTGAACTAGGGACGCCAGCGGATGCGCTGGAAAAAGTTTCCCGGGAGGGCTTTCCCGATCTGCGGGGAAAAACTGTTTGGGGGATTGATTCGATGTCGCTGATTTTTCAGGTGTTTCACGCCGTTCCAGAAATGACCAGCCCCCAGGGTCTGCCGGTCAACGCCGTGTTTGGTTTTACCCGCGATTTGTTTGCCATTTTGGAACAAAAGCGTCCCGATTATCTGTTTTGTGCTTATGACCTGGACGGGCCGACGTTTCGCCATGAGCTTTACGCCCCGTATAAGCAAAATCGCTCGGACATGCCGCCGGATTTGATCCCCCAGATCGCCATGATCCGCCGCGTGCTGGAAACGTTGGAGATTCCCATCTTGGAGTTGGCCGGTTACGAGGCGGATGACCTTTTGGCTACGCTAGCGCGGCGGGTGGAAGCGGCGGGTGGCGAATGCGTGCTGGTCACGGCGGATAAGGATTACCGCCAGCTCATCACGGACCGAGTTCGGCTGTATAGCATGCGTAAAAATCAATACTTTGACGCCGCCATGCTCTTGACCGAATGGGGGGTCGCGCCCGGGCAGGTCATTGACTACCAAGTTTTGGTCGGCGACGCGGTGGATAATATTCCCGGCGTTCCCCTCATTGGCCCAAAAATAGCCACGGAACTATTGCAAAAGTATGGCACGCTGGAAAATATTTTTGCCAACGCCCACGCGCTCACTGGCGAAAAGCGCAAGCAAAATCTGCTGGCAGCGCGGGATCAAACCGTGCTTGCCCGCCAACTGGTCCGCTTGGAAACCGATGTCAATATTGAAATTCCCTGGGCGGCCGCGGCATGTCGCGGTTTTTGCCCCCAATCCGCGCAAGAGTTATTTGCCGAATTAGGCTTTCACGCCTTGACCAATAAAATGCGCGGCGAGCAACTCCGGCAAGCGCCTGTTAAATTAGAGGCGACGTATCAAACAATTGATACGCCCGAAAAATTGGCATGGCTTGCGGCGGAATTAGGCCAAGTGGCGCAATTTTCGCTCGATACCGAAACAACCCATATTCACCCGCGTTGGGCGGAAATTGTGGGTATTTCGTGCGCCTGGCAACAGGGCGAGGCGTATTACATACCTATTCGCGCCCCGGAAAGAGACCAATGCCTGGATTTGCAACTGGTCTTGGACGTGTTGCGACCCATACTCGAAAACCCCGCTATTGGCAAAATCGGCCAAAATCTCAAATACGACCTGATTGTGCTGCGTTCGGCGGGCGTGGAAACGCGGGGAGTCGTATTTGACACGATGGTGGCCAGCTATTTATTGGATGCGGGGGAGCGTAATCATAATTTGGACGAGCTAGCCAGCCGCTATTTAAATCACAAAACAACCACCATCGCCGAATTGATCGGGACGGGTAAAGCGCAAAAGCGGATGGATGAAGTACCGGTGGAGCAGATAACGCATTATGCGGCGGAGGACGCGGATATTCCCCTCCGGTTGGAACCGCTGCTTACCGCCAAGCTGGCCCAGCGGCAGCTAACGGATCTAAATCAACGCGTCGAAGTGCCGTTGATCGACGTCCTGGCGGATCTAGAGTATCAGGGAATACGGGTGGACGCCGCGCAGTTGCGCGATCTCAGCGGCAAATATGAGATTGTGCTTGAGCGGTTGGAGGCCGAGATTCACGCTTTGGCAGGGCGCTCGTTCAATATCGCCTCCCCCAAGCAATTGCAGGAAGTTTTGTTTACCGAACAAAAACTGCCTGTGCTAAAGCGGACCAAGACCGGTCCCAGCACCGATGTGGAGGTGCTAGAGGAACTGGCCCTGCAACATCCGCTGCCGGCCAAGATTATTGAGTATCGCCAAATTTCCAAGCTAAAAAACACCTATATTGACGCATTACCGGAACTGATTCATCCGGCCACTGGGCGGGTGCACGCCAGTTTTCACCAGGCGGTCGCGGCGACGGGGCGGCTCAGCAGTAGCGATCCCAATTTGCAAAATATCCCCATTCGGACTGAAAGCGGCCGGGAAATTCGCGCGGCGTTTTTGCCGGGGAACCCCGACTGGCGGTTAGTTGCCGCGGATTATTCGCAAATCGAACTGCGCGTGCTGGCGCATTATTCCGGCGACGAAACGATGTGCCAGGCGTTCCAAAACGACGAGGACATTCACGCCCGCGTGGCCAGCCAGGTTTTTCATGTGCCGCTGGACCAGGTGACCAGCGCCCAGCGCCGCGTGGCCAAAGCGGTCAACTTTGGGATTATTTATGGTCAAAGTCCCTTCGGCCTGGCAAAAGCCCTGGGGATCGAGCAAACCGCCGCGGCGGAGTTTATCGACGCGTACTTTCGCGGGTATCCGGGGGTGGCGGCGTTTATGGAACAAGTGCTGGCGGACTGCGCGCGCCAGGGTTATGTTGGCACGATCCTGGGCCGTAGACGTGCAATTACCGGGGTCAAGCCCCCCAATCCGGCCCATGCGGCCCTACCCCCCAGCGCGTCCCAGCGGCAAAAGAGCCTGCCAGAACGGACCGCCATCAACACGGTCATTCAGGGATCGGCGGCGGACCTGATTAAGTTGGCGATGCTGGCGATCCATCGGCGTTTATCGTCGGAAAACTGGCAAACCAAAATGCTCTTGCAAATTCACGATGAACTGGTATTTGAAGCTCCACCAACGGAAATCGACGCGATAAGCGAACTGATCGAACAAGAGATGACTGGCGTCATGCAGCTAAAAGTGCCGTTAAAAGTCGATTTAAAGGCGGGGCGCACCTGGGCGGAGTGCGAATGA